In bacterium, a single window of DNA contains:
- a CDS encoding glycosyltransferase gives MAEVDRVSRTAGERDTGAVSAASVAAVIVTYGPDGDFPTRLARTTAQVGHVVLVDNHSPWHAREMLRSSTSARVELIENSRNLGIGTALNQGLRRAEALGYSWVLTLDQDSEVDSDLVASLGGLYDSCPFGETVGLLNANARSRHSGQIAVRCASSAQRFLEAKAAITSGSALSIAAYAAAGPFRDDFFIEGVDLEYCLRLRRHGFRILVSCRPLMTHAAGKMEERRFGRRIVVVPNHEPWRYYYVTRNLLRIFAAYFFYEPMWVVAALINLGKTLVKMVVFEDRRLAKLACVTIGVWDAMIGSRRNRFLPSDS, from the coding sequence ATGGCGGAAGTTGATCGCGTCTCGCGAACTGCGGGTGAGCGCGATACGGGTGCGGTCTCGGCTGCGAGCGTGGCTGCTGTGATCGTGACGTACGGCCCGGACGGCGATTTTCCAACTCGACTTGCTCGAACGACAGCACAGGTGGGTCATGTCGTCCTGGTGGACAATCATTCTCCGTGGCATGCTCGAGAGATGCTGCGCTCCTCCACGAGCGCGCGCGTCGAGCTTATCGAAAACTCTAGGAACCTTGGCATCGGGACCGCCCTAAACCAAGGGCTTCGTCGCGCCGAAGCGCTCGGTTATTCATGGGTGCTCACCCTGGACCAAGACTCGGAGGTCGATTCTGACCTCGTGGCGTCGCTTGGCGGGCTGTACGACTCGTGTCCGTTTGGTGAGACGGTCGGCCTGCTTAACGCCAACGCGCGCAGCAGACACAGCGGGCAGATCGCAGTGCGGTGCGCGTCCTCGGCGCAGCGATTTCTTGAGGCGAAGGCCGCGATCACCTCGGGTAGCGCGCTGTCGATCGCGGCCTATGCAGCGGCGGGACCATTTCGAGACGACTTTTTTATCGAAGGTGTGGACCTCGAGTATTGTCTGCGATTGCGTAGACATGGGTTTCGGATCCTGGTCTCCTGTCGACCCCTCATGACGCATGCCGCGGGTAAGATGGAGGAGCGCCGGTTCGGGCGCCGGATTGTTGTGGTTCCAAACCACGAGCCGTGGCGCTACTATTACGTTACCCGGAACCTGCTGCGTATCTTTGCAGCCTATTTTTTCTACGAACCGATGTGGGTGGTCGCTGCACTGATCAATTTGGGCAAGACACTCGTCAAGATGGTGGTATTTGAGGATCGTCGTCTGGCCAAACTGGCGTGTGTCACGATCGGCGTGTGGGACGCGATGATCGGATCACGTCGCAACCGGTTTCTCCCGAGTGATTCGTAA
- a CDS encoding glycosyltransferase family 10 codes for MLRVHAAKTSRTLLRPGTAARLIINHVRGSAEHTLLDPDARDHITEPYIKLQQRCVASGYRFEGARDQLLDECRWVVFWDTWRVGSGSLPTRLVEAAKARACGESSRDLFQEVLRAGMEHKLVLFMYEPPCVFPRNYDRGLHAHFPVVFTWDPTLADGKRYHRIYIPNPTTFPVVTPAPFPERKLFVDISGYKFSRHPRELYTERRRLVRFFESNYPDAFDLYGEGWNPRLRAYLWRRIRDPKVLREFYPSYRGTVRHKWEIYPHYRFGVCYENMIDQPGYVSIKIFDCMRARCVPIYLGAPDITDYVDSEAFVDRRQFTSDAEMAKYLAGLGEREYQRYLDAGERYLCSDRFKPFLAEHFVDTVTKVLRLGDSRGDGGS; via the coding sequence ATGCTGCGGGTTCACGCGGCGAAAACGAGTCGGACCCTACTCCGGCCGGGGACCGCCGCTCGGCTCATCATCAACCACGTGCGGGGTTCCGCGGAACACACGCTTCTCGACCCCGATGCCCGCGACCACATCACCGAGCCTTATATCAAGTTGCAGCAGCGCTGTGTCGCATCCGGCTATCGTTTCGAAGGTGCCCGTGATCAGTTGTTGGACGAGTGCCGATGGGTGGTGTTTTGGGACACGTGGCGAGTGGGGTCTGGTTCTCTCCCGACGCGACTGGTGGAAGCGGCCAAAGCTCGCGCATGCGGGGAGTCATCTCGGGATCTCTTTCAGGAAGTACTCCGCGCCGGCATGGAGCACAAGTTAGTCTTGTTCATGTATGAACCGCCATGCGTGTTCCCGAGGAATTACGATCGCGGTCTTCACGCGCATTTTCCGGTCGTCTTCACTTGGGACCCGACCCTTGCGGACGGGAAACGGTACCATCGGATCTACATCCCAAATCCGACCACGTTTCCGGTCGTTACGCCGGCACCCTTCCCGGAACGGAAGCTCTTCGTCGACATCTCGGGGTACAAGTTCTCGCGCCATCCCCGCGAACTGTATACTGAGCGGAGACGTCTTGTTCGGTTCTTCGAATCGAACTATCCGGATGCATTCGATCTGTACGGAGAGGGGTGGAATCCAAGGTTGCGCGCATACCTCTGGCGTCGCATACGCGATCCGAAGGTGCTTCGCGAGTTCTACCCCTCGTATCGCGGGACCGTTCGCCACAAGTGGGAGATCTATCCGCACTATCGGTTTGGAGTGTGTTATGAGAACATGATCGATCAACCGGGCTATGTGTCGATCAAGATCTTCGACTGCATGCGCGCCCGTTGCGTTCCAATATACTTAGGCGCGCCGGACATCACGGACTATGTCGATTCGGAGGCGTTTGTCGACAGGCGGCAGTTCACGTCCGACGCGGAGATGGCGAAGTACCTCGCGGGACTGGGGGAGCGCGAGTACCAGCGGTATCTTGATGCGGGCGAGCGATACCTGTGCAGCGACCGGTTCAAGCCCTTCCTCGCCGAGCACTTTGTCGACACCGTTACCAAGGTCCTCCGTTTGGGTGATTCGCGTGGCGATGGCGGAAGTTGA
- a CDS encoding glucose-1-phosphate thymidylyltransferase, which produces MRALVLSGGRGTRLRPLTYTMPKQLIPVANRPIIHYGLRHIRDAGIRDVGVVISPETGAQVRAALTKESLDLDLTFIVQEQPLGLADAVRVARPYLKDEPFVMYLGDNLIGDGLVGLLREFQEVGPDAMILLKDVPDPRMFGVAQVNEDGHVVRLIEKPHEPPSNLALVGVYIFGPAIHTAIAAITPSKRGELEITDAIQQLLDTGRQVRSIRLESWWLDTGKKDDLLAANRVVLEEWCLRSVRGEVCEDSRVSGRVTLDPGARVRGSEVRGPSVIGANVLIEDSSVGPYTSVGHGCVIRRSSVQHSVLLDGATLDGVARVEDSIVGRNAIVTHSDERRAVRLMIGDDAELLL; this is translated from the coding sequence ATGAGGGCGCTGGTACTCTCCGGCGGTCGGGGCACGCGGTTACGACCCCTCACGTACACGATGCCAAAGCAGCTCATTCCCGTGGCCAATCGACCCATTATTCACTACGGCCTGCGGCACATTCGAGATGCCGGCATTCGCGACGTCGGCGTCGTGATCTCGCCAGAAACGGGTGCGCAGGTCCGTGCGGCACTCACGAAGGAGTCGCTGGATCTCGACCTGACCTTCATCGTCCAGGAGCAGCCGCTCGGTCTCGCAGATGCCGTTCGGGTCGCGCGGCCGTACCTGAAGGACGAGCCGTTCGTCATGTACTTGGGGGACAACTTGATTGGCGACGGGCTCGTCGGCCTGCTCCGAGAATTCCAGGAAGTTGGCCCCGATGCGATGATCCTCCTAAAGGACGTGCCGGACCCTCGGATGTTCGGCGTGGCGCAGGTGAACGAAGACGGGCACGTCGTGCGCCTAATCGAGAAGCCTCACGAGCCACCGAGCAACCTCGCCCTCGTCGGAGTGTACATTTTCGGCCCCGCGATTCACACGGCGATCGCTGCCATCACTCCGTCGAAGCGCGGCGAGTTGGAGATCACAGATGCGATCCAGCAACTCCTCGATACGGGACGACAAGTGCGGAGCATTCGACTCGAAAGTTGGTGGTTGGACACCGGCAAGAAGGACGACCTGCTTGCGGCGAACCGCGTCGTGCTCGAGGAGTGGTGCCTCCGCTCCGTTCGCGGCGAGGTCTGCGAGGACAGCCGCGTGTCTGGTCGAGTGACCCTCGACCCCGGCGCGCGTGTGCGCGGTAGCGAGGTGCGCGGGCCGTCGGTGATCGGAGCGAACGTTCTTATAGAGGACTCGTCCGTCGGCCCGTACACGAGCGTCGGTCACGGTTGCGTGATCAGGCGTTCATCGGTCCAGCACTCTGTGCTCCTTGACGGCGCGACGTTGGATGGCGTTGCGCGCGTTGAGGACAGCATCGTCGGTCGCAACGCCATTGTTACGCACTCGGATGAGCGTCGCGCGGTGCGCCTGATGATCGGAGACGACGCCGAGCTATTATTGTAG
- the rfbC gene encoding dTDP-4-dehydrorhamnose 3,5-epimerase produces the protein MPFRFTPLEIAGLVLVEAERFEDRRGFLKETYRRSTFEAAGIAAVFVQDNVSRSGQHVLRGLHYQASPRAQAKLVGVVRGEIFDVAVDLRHGSATYGRWVGVTLSDRNHRMLFVPAGFAHGFCVLSTEADVHYKTSDEYSPEHERGVIWSDPKIGVHWPVKNPIVSARDVALPPLSGLGDDFPGIEVPR, from the coding sequence ATGCCATTTCGATTCACCCCACTCGAGATTGCCGGCCTCGTCCTCGTGGAGGCTGAGCGATTCGAAGACCGTCGCGGATTCTTGAAGGAGACGTACAGGCGTTCGACCTTCGAGGCAGCCGGCATCGCGGCCGTGTTCGTGCAAGACAACGTTTCTCGATCGGGCCAGCACGTGCTTCGCGGCCTCCACTACCAAGCGTCGCCGCGGGCGCAGGCGAAGTTGGTAGGTGTGGTGCGCGGCGAGATTTTTGATGTCGCCGTGGACCTGCGGCACGGGTCCGCTACCTACGGCAGGTGGGTCGGCGTGACGCTCTCCGATCGGAACCACCGGATGCTGTTCGTACCTGCCGGGTTCGCGCATGGGTTCTGCGTGCTCAGCACGGAAGCAGACGTCCACTACAAGACCTCCGATGAATATTCGCCCGAACACGAGCGGGGCGTGATCTGGAGCGATCCGAAAATCGGGGTGCACTGGCCGGTGAAGAACCCCATCGTTTCTGCGAGGGACGTCGCGCTGCCTCCGCTCTCTGGGCTTGGCGACGACTTCCCCGGTATCGAGGTGCCGCGGTGA